From Terriglobia bacterium, one genomic window encodes:
- a CDS encoding class I fructose-bisphosphate aldolase, translating into MTERVREILSWYESDSPGTKTNIARLLNSGRLAGTGKLVILPVDQGFEHGPARSFAVNPAAYDPNYHFELALESGCNAYAAPLGFLESAAGRHAGEIPLILKLNNHDTLHDEKDPLSSVTGSVQDALRLGCVAIGFTIYPGSAAARTMYEELRELAAEAKGRGLAVVVWSYPRGSDISKEGETAIDVVAYGAQIAAQLGAHLIKVKLPSEHIEQEAARKAYESAKVPISTLTDRVRHVVQSSFAGRRIVIFSGGTKVADANVFDEARAIRDGGGFGSIIGRNSFQRPREQAVKLLQTVMNIYAGEMK; encoded by the coding sequence ATGACGGAGCGTGTGCGGGAAATCCTGAGTTGGTATGAAAGCGATTCCCCGGGAACAAAAACCAATATCGCGCGTCTGTTGAACAGCGGGCGCCTCGCTGGAACAGGCAAACTGGTGATTCTGCCCGTCGACCAGGGTTTTGAACACGGGCCCGCGCGCAGTTTCGCTGTGAACCCAGCCGCCTACGACCCCAATTATCATTTTGAACTGGCCCTCGAGTCCGGCTGCAACGCCTATGCGGCGCCGCTGGGATTTCTGGAATCCGCCGCCGGACGCCACGCGGGAGAGATTCCCCTCATCCTGAAGCTCAACAACCACGATACCCTGCACGATGAGAAGGACCCGCTTTCGTCCGTCACCGGCAGCGTCCAGGATGCTCTGCGCCTGGGATGCGTAGCCATCGGCTTCACAATTTATCCCGGATCGGCCGCCGCGCGGACCATGTACGAGGAACTGCGGGAACTTGCTGCCGAGGCCAAGGGTCGCGGGCTGGCCGTTGTCGTGTGGTCATACCCGCGTGGGTCGGACATCAGCAAGGAGGGCGAAACGGCCATCGACGTCGTCGCCTACGGCGCCCAGATTGCCGCGCAGCTCGGCGCTCACCTGATTAAGGTGAAGCTGCCCAGCGAACACATTGAGCAGGAGGCCGCGCGGAAGGCTTATGAGAGCGCCAAGGTGCCCATCAGCACCTTGACGGACCGGGTGCGCCACGTCGTTCAGTCCTCCTTCGCCGGCCGCCGGATCGTTATCTTCTCCGGAGGAACAAAGGTCGCCGATGCGAACGTGTTTGACGAAGCCCGCGCCATTCGTGACGGAGGAGGTTTTGGCTCGATCATCGGCCGCAACTCCTTCCAGCGGCCCAGGGAGCAGGCGGTGAAATTGCTTCAGACGGTTATGAACATCTACGCAGGCGAAATGAAGTAG